The sequence GCCCACCAGCGCTGTGTCCGCGTTGCCGCAGTCTGTTGCGTTCCTGCCCGTCAGTGACGCTCGACGTTGCGCAGGAAGGCGGGGATGTCGTAATCCTTGGGATCATAGCTGCTGCCCGTGCTGCCGCGCTTGGGGCGCACGATGGTGTCGAGGCTGCTGGCCGAGCCGGCCAGGCTGCCCGCGAGCGCGCCGGGCATTTCGTTGAAGCCGGTGGCGATCACCGTGACGCGCACCTCGTCGCCGGCATCCTCGTCGGGGGTGATGCCGAACAGGATGTCGGGTTCCTCGAAGCCGGTGGCCTCGCGGATCTTCTCGACGATCTCGTTGGCGTCGGTCATGCTCAGGTCGTAGCTGCCGGTCACGTTCACGAGGATGCGGCGCGCGCCCTCGATGCCGCGTTCGAGCAGCGGGCTGTGGATGGCGCTCATGGCGGCTTCCTCGGCGACCTTCTCGCCCCGGCCCGCGCCGATGCCCATCAGGACCGTGCCGCTGTTGGCCAGCAGGTTGCGCACGTCGGCGAAGTCGAGGTTGATCATGCCCTCGACGTTGATCACGTCGCTGATGCCCTTGACGCCGTAATACAGCACGCGGTCGGCGATCAGGAACGCCTCGCGGAACGAGACCTTCTTGTCCACGGCGGTCAGCAGTTTCTGGTTGTTCACCACGATCATGCCGTCCACGCGGTCGGCCAGCTTGCTGATGCCTTCCTCGGCCACCCGGATGCGCTTGGGGCCCTCGAAGCCGAACGGCCGGGTCACGATGGCCACCGTCAGCACGCCCATCTCGCGGGCGATCTCGGCCACCACCGGAGCCGAGCCGGTGCCGGTGCCGCCGCCCATGCCCGCCGTGATGAACAGCATGTCGGTGCCCGCGAGGTACTCCTTGATGTGCTCGCGGTCTTCCAGGGCGGCCTTCTCTCCGACCTCGGGGTCGGCGCCGGCGCCCAGTCCGCGGGTCAGACGGTCGCCCAGCTGAATACGGATCTCGGCGTGGCTCTTGGCCAGCACCTGGGCGTCCGTGTTGCCGGCGATGAACTCCACGCCTTCGAGTCCCGATTCGATCATGCGGTTCACGGCATTGTTGCCGGCCCCGCCCAAGCCAATTACGCGAATTCTGGCCGCTTGCATCTTGTCTCCTTACGCTACAGTCCTGCCTCTGGGAGGCAGGCTGCCGTGGTTTATCTGGGGTAGTTTAACGCACCATATCGGGCGTGTCGGGTCAAACGGAGGCCCCGCTTCCCCCAGTGCCCCCAACGGTGGGAGACGGGCAAGGCGCGGGGCGCGGGAACTACATCCAGTCCTTGAACAGGCCGCGAATGCGGTCCATCAGGCCGGGGCCATCACTTTTCTGTGCGCTTTTCTGGGAGGTGGGTTTGGCGCTGCTTGCGGCGACGGGGGCCGGTTTGGCAGGTGCCGGGTCCTCGGGCGCGGGCGGCGGCACCATCAGGTCCTCGGCGCGCTCGCGGAATACGGCGGGGGGCACCCGGCCGTCCTCTCCCAGGCTGTACAGCAGCAGGCCCACGCTGGCCGCGTGCTGGGGGCCATTCACGATGTCGGTCAGGCCGCCGATGCCGCGTGGACGGCCGATGCGCACCGGCAGCCGGAAGCGGTCGCGGGCCAGCTCGACCGTGCCGCGCAGCATGGCGGCCCCGCCGGTCAGGACCATGCCCTGGGCAACCAGTTCCACCGGCCCCAGGGTGTGGTCGATCTCGTCGCGGATCATGGAGAAGATCTCGGCCAGACGGGGCTTGATGATACGCGAGAGTTCAAAGGCGCTGATGGCGTGGGTGCTGCCCGACGCCGTGGTGATCTCGAGCGTCAGGTCCTGGTCGGCCAGTTCAGGCAGGGCCGCGCCGTAGCGCCGCTTGACGTTCTCGGCCTCCTCCATGGGAATCTTGAGGATCTGCGCGAGGTCAGCCGTGACGTGCTCACCGCCGATGGGAATGCACGCCGAGTGGGCCAGGTTGCCGCGCTTGAACACGCCGATGTCGGTGGTGCCGCCGCCCATATCAACCACCACGACCGTCTGGGTCTGCTCGGCGGCCTCCAGCGTCGCCAGCCCGGAAGCCAGCGCGTGCAGCACGAAGCCGTCCACCCGCAGGCCCGCCTCCTGCACGCAGCGGCGCAGGTTCAGCAGCGGTCCAGCGGTGCCGGCCACGATGTGGACATCGACTTCCAGCCGCACGCCGTGCATGCCCACCGGACTCTTGATGCCCTCCTGACGGTCCACCACGTACTCCTGCGGCAGGGTGTGCAGAATCTCGAGGTTGGGGTCCAGCGGCACGGCGCGGGCGTTCTCGATGGCCCGATCAACGTCCGGCTGAGCAATTTCCTGGTTGCGGCGGATGGCGGCCAAACCGTGGCTGGTGATGGCCTTGGCATGGTTGCCGCCCACGCTGACGTAGGCACTCTCGACCCGGACTCCGCTGACCCGCTCGGCGGCCTGGACCGACTGACGGATGGCGTGTGTGGCCCGTTCCAGATTGACGACGCTGCCGCGCTTCATGCCCTCGCTGGGCACGCTGCCTTCGCCGATGATGTCCACGCTGCCGTTCGGAGCGACCTCGCCGATGACGGTGGTGATCTTGGTGGTGCCGATGTCCAGGCCCACGACGATTGTATTGTCCTTCATTCCTGGACGCTCACCCCCCAGGGGTAAATGGAAATGTCTTGTTTCGGATACATGGTGATGCTCCCAGCATACTTCAGTAGGGTGGCCGGGTCACCACTCCAGACCGATCCTGTGGGCAATTTCACCCGCAGCCCGGTCGGGGTATAGACGACCGACTGCACATTGTAGCGGCCCAGGACCTCCAGGACCCGCAGGGCCTCCGGCAAACGGTCCGGACCCCAGCCCTGCACCAGCGGCAGCCCGCCCAGATCCCGCGCTCCCGGCAGCAGGGTGCCGTCGGCGGCCACCCCGACCACCGGCCTGCCCGAGCGTTGCCAGCGCACCTGTGGAGTCCGTTCCTGCACCTCCACCGTGACCCGGTCTGGAAAGATACGGGTGATGGTGGCCGAGCGCACCCAGGGACTGCTCTTCAGGGCGCCCGTGCGCCACGCGCCGTAGTACAGCCAGCCGAAGCCGGGGGTCAGGCCGGCCAGCTCACGCACCTGCGCCGCCGTCAGATGCCGCTCGCCGACCACCGTGACGGCGCGGATGGGCAGGGCGAACCAGCTCGCTGCCAGCGCACCGGTCATCAGGACCGCGCCCAGCACCCACGGCCAGCGGGGCCGGCGCGGCGGGCTGCCGGACACGGTCTCTGTGGGATCTGAGTTCTCGGGCGCTGGGTCCTCGGCGGGCAGGGGAGCCTGAGGGGAAGGGGAACGGGTCACAGGGTTCCTGTGGAGGCGGCACGCTGCTCGCCACCTGTCCCGGAACCATCCGCCGCAAGGCCAGCCAGGGGCGCTTCAGGCCACAGCTCGTATTCCAGTTCCAGCGGCAGGCCCACCCGCCCGCGGATCAGGTCCAGCAGCGCGTGGACATCCGCCGCCGCCGCGCCGCCCAGGTTGACAATGAAATTGGCGTGTTCCGGAGCGATCAGGGCCTGCCCCACGCGGGTGCCCTTGAGGCCCGCCTCGTCGATCAGGCGACCGGCGCTGACGCCGCCCGGATTCTTGAACGCGCAGCCTGGCGTCTTCATCTTGGGCTGGCCCTTGCGGGCGGTGTCGGCCAGGGTCATCTTTTCTAGGACCTCTTGCGGGGTGCTGCGGCGCAACTTGAGGCGCACGCGCGTGACGATGTGGCCCCGCGGAATGCCGCTGTCGCGGTAGCCCCACGGCAGGTCGTCGGGAGTCACCACCCGCACCTCCCCGGGCGTCACGATTTCCAGGCTGTGCAGGCCGTCGAACATCTCGCCGTAGCGGGTGCCGGCGTTCATCCACACCGCGCCGCCCACCTGGGCCGGAATGCCCACGGTGCCCTCCAGATTGCTCAGCCCCAGCTTCTGCAGGGTGCGGATCAGGCCGGGCAGGGGCACGCCGCCGCCGACCCAGCCGGTCACGAGCTGTTCTTCATCACTCAGTTCGGGATCGGGGGTCAGGTCGCGCTCGGCCAGCGCTCCGGTCAGGCGAATCACCCGTTCGGGAACGCCGTCGTCGGCGATCACCAGATTGCTGCCGCCGCCCAGGATGCGGTAGGGCGCCTGCATCGCCTCGTGCAGCTGGGCATGGTCGCTGACGAACCACACCTCGGCGGGGCCGCCCACACCCAGCGTGGTGAAGCGTGACAGGGCGAGCCGTTCGATTCGGGCCCCACTCCGGCTGGAAGAGGTTGTCGTCATCGGGGCACGTCCCCGGCTGTTGTGGGCACGGTCGCGGCGGCGTCGGTGGCAGGACGGGTCAGTTCCCGGGCGAGCTTCCAGACGTCGCCCGCGCCCATGGTCACGATCAGGTCGCCGGGCTGCGCGGTGCCGCGCAGGGTCCGGACGACCTCGGCGCGGTCGGGCAGGTAGCGCACGCCCGCGTGTCCGTTCTGGGCCATGCGTTCCGAGATCAGGGTGGCGTGAATGCCCTCAATGGGAGGCTCGCCGGCGGCAGCGATGTCCAGCACCAGTACCTCGTCGGCGTCCATCAGGGCGTCGGCAAGCCGCTTCCAGCTCTGCTGGGTGCGCAGGTAACGGTGCGGCTGGAACACCACCCGCACCCGCCGCCCGGTCTGGCGCGCGGCCTGCACGGCGGCGGCCACCTTGGTGGCGTTGTGGGCGTAGTCATCAATGACCAGGGCGCCGCCCACAGTGCCGATGCGCTGCCAGCGGCGGCCCGGGCCACCGAACGCGGCCAGTGCCGCCGCCGCCGACGCGAAATCCCCGCCGTAAAGATGGGTGGTCGCCAGCGCCGCGAGCGCGTTGAGGACGTTGTGTCGCCCGGGCAACCCGACACGCGCCTCACCCAGCACCTGATCCCGGTGCGTCACGGTGAAGGTGGTGCCGTCTGCGTCGGGACGCAGGTCCACGGCGCGGTAGTCGGCGCCCTGCGCCTGACCGTAGCTCAGCACTTCCTGCGCCCCCTGGCACAGCGCGGCCAGACCCGGCCAGTCGGCGCAGTACAGCACCCGTCCGGACTGGGCCACGTAGCGCGCAAAGCCCGCGTGTTGCTCCTCGACCGTTTCCCAGTAGGTCGCCTGGTTGCCGCCCACATGGTCATCCTCGGCATTGGTGAACACCGCCGTCTGACTGCCCAGCTCGGCAAAGGCCCGGTCGGATTCGTCCACCTCGGCGACAAACGGCCCGGTGCCCATGCGGGCGTTGCTGTTGAATTCGGGCACGATGCCGCCCACAAAGGCCGACGGGTCCAGACCCGCGCCGGCCAGCGCCACGGCGATCATGCTTGTGGTGGTGGTCTTGCCGTGCGTACCGATCACGCCGATGCTCGGGCCCGCGCGCAGCAGTTCACTGAGCAGGGCCATGCGCGGGCGGACCTCGGTGCCCGCCTCGCGCGCCGCCACCAGCTCGGGATGCGTCTTGGGCACGGCCTCGGAGGCCACAAGGACGTCCACCGCGCCATGGGCGGGGGCCGTGATGTGGGCGGCGTCATGACCATGCAGCACGGCGATGCCCTCGGCCTGCAGCTGGGCCGTCAGCTCACTGGCCTGGTCGTCGCAGCCGCTCACGTGGGCCCCGCGCGCACGCAGCAGCCGGGCAAAAGCACTCATGCCGATGCCGCCGATGCCCATCAGGTGATAGTGCAGGGGGCGCGGGGTGCTGGCAGGAACGGGGGTGGAATTGGCAGGGAAGTCAGTCATGTCTTGGAGGGGGGAGCGCGGCTACCGTGAAGCGGGCCACTAGCGCAGGTGCTGTTCGATCAGGTCGGCGAAACGTCCCGCCGCCCCCACCTGAGAGCGCCGCAGGGCCGCGTCGTGCATGGCGGCCCGCGTGTCTGGCGCTGCACACTCTAACACCGCCGCGCCCAGATCCATCTCGGCGTGCTGCTGCTCGACCAGACGTCCGGCTCCCGCTTCCTGCACCCGGCGGGCATTGTGCCACTGGTGGTTCTCGGCCGACTCCGGCAGCGGCACCGTGACCAGCGGCACGCCGTGAAAGGCGGCCTCGGCCAGCGTGCTTGTGCCCGCGCGGGTGATTGCCAGATCGGCCACCGCCCACGCGTCCACGGCGTCCACGTATCCGGTGACGTGATACCAGTCCAGTTCACGCACCCGTGGGATGACCTCGGGCAGCCAGCGGGGGCCGGTGGCGTGCAGTACCTGAACGTCGCGGCCCACCGGCACGGCGCCGTGGTCAGGGACGTCCATATCAAAATTCAGATCAATGTGGGGAGGCCCTCCGTGTGCCCCGGCAGACAGGACCTGGTTGGGCCGCATCGCCGGCACCCGGCCCGCATCGCCCAGCACGCCGCGCAGCGCCCCCGGCACCGTGCGGTTCAGGAACAACGATCCCTGTGAGCCGCCCATGACCAGCACGGTCAGCGGCCCTGATTTGAGTTTCAGGCGGGCCAGGGCCTGCCCGCGGTCGGCCCGTTGCTCGCGCACGGGCATGCCCACCAGCGTCGCCTTGCGCGGGTCCAGGCCGAGCACCTGCTCATAGGCCGTGCCGATGGCGACCGCCCGCCCCGCCGCCAGCCGCTGGGTCAGGCCCAGGCGGGCATTCTGCTCGTGCAGAACGGTGGGAATCCGCAGGCTCTGGGCAGCCAGCACTCCCGGCAGGCTGGCAAAGCCCCCAAAACCCACCACCGCGCCGGGCCGCAGCCGGGCCAGCAGCGTCCGCGCCTGCGCCACGCCCTGACCCGCGCGGATCAGCTCGCGCGGGTCAGGGCGGCCCTGGCCGCTGCGGGCCAGTTTGCCTGCGTCTACCCCCTGAAACAGCAGGCCGGCCTCTGCGGCGATGCGTTCCTCCATGCCGCCGCGCTGACCCAGAATCAGCGCGGCGTGTCCGCGGGCGATCAGCTCCCGTGCAGTTGCCACCGCCGGGTAGATGTGCCCGCCCGTTCCCCCCGTTGCCATGACCACCAGACTCATCGGGGCCGAGTGTAACGCGCCGTGGGGGTGGGGCAGCCCGACTCCCCGGTCCGCGGTCCGGCCGGCGCGTGCCCCCGCCCCTGCTTATCCTCCGGTGCGCCCGCGTTTTTCCTGCAGCTCGGCCTTCAGGGCTCCCAGCCGCCGCAGCACCTCTTCGATGTTCTCCATGCTCGTCGCGTAGCTGAGCCGCACGTGACCGGGCGCGGCGAAATCGGTGCCGGGGACCACGGCCACCCGTGCGCCGTCCAGAATCAGGCGGGCGGCCTCCAGTTCATCGGGATGCAGGGCGGTGGTGTCGGGCATCACGTAGAAGGCCCCCTGCGGCTTGGGGGTGGGCAGGCCCAGCGCATTCAGGCCGGCGACGATGCGGTCACGCCGGCGACGGTACTCGCTGCGGGCGTGCTGCACGAAGCGGTTGGTGGCCTCGTGGTCCTGCAGGGCGGCCAGGGCGGCATACTGTGACACGCTGCTGGCGTTGCTCGTGCTCTGCGACTGCAGGGCGTTCATGGCGGCGATCACCTCGCGCGGGCCGCCCGCGTAGCCGATGCGCCAGCCGGTCATGGCGTAGGCCTTGCTCGCACCGTTGATGGTCAGGGTGTGTTCGGGCGCGAAGGTGCCGATGCTGACCTGCTCGGCGTCGTAGACCAGATGCTCGTAGATCTCGTCGCTCACGATCATCAGGTTGTGCCGCTGGGCGATGGCCGCGACCGCCTGAAGCACCTCGGGCGAAAAGACC comes from Deinococcus aerophilus and encodes:
- the ftsZ gene encoding cell division protein FtsZ, with translation MQAARIRVIGLGGAGNNAVNRMIESGLEGVEFIAGNTDAQVLAKSHAEIRIQLGDRLTRGLGAGADPEVGEKAALEDREHIKEYLAGTDMLFITAGMGGGTGTGSAPVVAEIAREMGVLTVAIVTRPFGFEGPKRIRVAEEGISKLADRVDGMIVVNNQKLLTAVDKKVSFREAFLIADRVLYYGVKGISDVINVEGMINLDFADVRNLLANSGTVLMGIGAGRGEKVAEEAAMSAIHSPLLERGIEGARRILVNVTGSYDLSMTDANEIVEKIREATGFEEPDILFGITPDEDAGDEVRVTVIATGFNEMPGALAGSLAGSASSLDTIVRPKRGSTGSSYDPKDYDIPAFLRNVERH
- the ftsA gene encoding cell division protein FtsA, with the protein product MKDNTIVVGLDIGTTKITTVIGEVAPNGSVDIIGEGSVPSEGMKRGSVVNLERATHAIRQSVQAAERVSGVRVESAYVSVGGNHAKAITSHGLAAIRRNQEIAQPDVDRAIENARAVPLDPNLEILHTLPQEYVVDRQEGIKSPVGMHGVRLEVDVHIVAGTAGPLLNLRRCVQEAGLRVDGFVLHALASGLATLEAAEQTQTVVVVDMGGGTTDIGVFKRGNLAHSACIPIGGEHVTADLAQILKIPMEEAENVKRRYGAALPELADQDLTLEITTASGSTHAISAFELSRIIKPRLAEIFSMIRDEIDHTLGPVELVAQGMVLTGGAAMLRGTVELARDRFRLPVRIGRPRGIGGLTDIVNGPQHAASVGLLLYSLGEDGRVPPAVFRERAEDLMVPPPAPEDPAPAKPAPVAASSAKPTSQKSAQKSDGPGLMDRIRGLFKDWM
- a CDS encoding cell division protein FtsQ/DivIB, which encodes MTRSPSPQAPLPAEDPAPENSDPTETVSGSPPRRPRWPWVLGAVLMTGALAASWFALPIRAVTVVGERHLTAAQVRELAGLTPGFGWLYYGAWRTGALKSSPWVRSATITRIFPDRVTVEVQERTPQVRWQRSGRPVVGVAADGTLLPGARDLGGLPLVQGWGPDRLPEALRVLEVLGRYNVQSVVYTPTGLRVKLPTGSVWSGDPATLLKYAGSITMYPKQDISIYPWGVSVQE
- a CDS encoding UDP-N-acetylmuramate dehydrogenase yields the protein MTTTSSSRSGARIERLALSRFTTLGVGGPAEVWFVSDHAQLHEAMQAPYRILGGGSNLVIADDGVPERVIRLTGALAERDLTPDPELSDEEQLVTGWVGGGVPLPGLIRTLQKLGLSNLEGTVGIPAQVGGAVWMNAGTRYGEMFDGLHSLEIVTPGEVRVVTPDDLPWGYRDSGIPRGHIVTRVRLKLRRSTPQEVLEKMTLADTARKGQPKMKTPGCAFKNPGGVSAGRLIDEAGLKGTRVGQALIAPEHANFIVNLGGAAAADVHALLDLIRGRVGLPLELEYELWPEAPLAGLAADGSGTGGEQRAASTGTL
- the murC gene encoding UDP-N-acetylmuramate--L-alanine ligase — encoded protein: MTDFPANSTPVPASTPRPLHYHLMGIGGIGMSAFARLLRARGAHVSGCDDQASELTAQLQAEGIAVLHGHDAAHITAPAHGAVDVLVASEAVPKTHPELVAAREAGTEVRPRMALLSELLRAGPSIGVIGTHGKTTTTSMIAVALAGAGLDPSAFVGGIVPEFNSNARMGTGPFVAEVDESDRAFAELGSQTAVFTNAEDDHVGGNQATYWETVEEQHAGFARYVAQSGRVLYCADWPGLAALCQGAQEVLSYGQAQGADYRAVDLRPDADGTTFTVTHRDQVLGEARVGLPGRHNVLNALAALATTHLYGGDFASAAAALAAFGGPGRRWQRIGTVGGALVIDDYAHNATKVAAAVQAARQTGRRVRVVFQPHRYLRTQQSWKRLADALMDADEVLVLDIAAAGEPPIEGIHATLISERMAQNGHAGVRYLPDRAEVVRTLRGTAQPGDLIVTMGAGDVWKLARELTRPATDAAATVPTTAGDVPR
- the murG gene encoding undecaprenyldiphospho-muramoylpentapeptide beta-N-acetylglucosaminyltransferase — encoded protein: MSLVVMATGGTGGHIYPAVATARELIARGHAALILGQRGGMEERIAAEAGLLFQGVDAGKLARSGQGRPDPRELIRAGQGVAQARTLLARLRPGAVVGFGGFASLPGVLAAQSLRIPTVLHEQNARLGLTQRLAAGRAVAIGTAYEQVLGLDPRKATLVGMPVREQRADRGQALARLKLKSGPLTVLVMGGSQGSLFLNRTVPGALRGVLGDAGRVPAMRPNQVLSAGAHGGPPHIDLNFDMDVPDHGAVPVGRDVQVLHATGPRWLPEVIPRVRELDWYHVTGYVDAVDAWAVADLAITRAGTSTLAEAAFHGVPLVTVPLPESAENHQWHNARRVQEAGAGRLVEQQHAEMDLGAAVLECAAPDTRAAMHDAALRRSQVGAAGRFADLIEQHLR
- a CDS encoding pyridoxal phosphate-dependent aminotransferase, yielding MSGPFLLSARALSLKPSATVAVTGRALELRRAGVDVISMSVGEPDFDTPPHVCAAAIRAIEEGKTRYTAVNGIAELREAVSAKFRRENGLDHAPDAVTVTGGGKQALFNAFFALLNPGDEVLIPAPYWVSYPEMVALTGAFPVMVPTQAETGFQLDPVALEARVTPMTRMIVLNSPGNPTGAVFSPEVLQAVAAIAQRHNLMIVSDEIYEHLVYDAEQVSIGTFAPEHTLTINGASKAYAMTGWRIGYAGGPREVIAAMNALQSQSTSNASSVSQYAALAALQDHEATNRFVQHARSEYRRRRDRIVAGLNALGLPTPKPQGAFYVMPDTTALHPDELEAARLILDGARVAVVPGTDFAAPGHVRLSYATSMENIEEVLRRLGALKAELQEKRGRTGG